Proteins found in one Panicum hallii strain FIL2 chromosome 4, PHallii_v3.1, whole genome shotgun sequence genomic segment:
- the LOC112890493 gene encoding uncharacterized protein LOC112890493, which translates to MDRSWIYTSAPFSPAFLSDVQHFMEYVRARCSSADEKIKCPCRKCLNQKEKSLDDVHEDIELNGMSRYYIRWAHHGEEEDDVGQDDDGELAVVPEDMSCDGTDQGQAPLDEEGQAEDVIDDGARGVQGLIQDLRDAASHGLGGNLYKQLMEEAKRELYPGCTEETRLSFMIKLLHIKVYNRITTSGFDAFLELLSSTLKNVPGIPKSYNKMKAVLRKLGFGYVSIDACKYDCALFWKDHEGDDHCPVCGFTRWKVNKEGRKKVPHKVLRYFPIIPCLQRLFMSKQRARYARWHKEKRVPVENEMRHPADGEAWKDFDETFKSFVDDPRNLRLPN; encoded by the exons ATGGATAGAAGTTGGATTTATACAAGTGCACCATTTTCGCCGGCCTTTTTGTCTGATGTTCAACACTTCATGGAATATGTCAGAGCTAGATGTAGTAGTGCAGATGAGAAAATCAAGTGCCCATGCCGAAAATGCTTGAACCAGAAAGAGAAAAGCCTAGATGATGTACACGAGGATATCGAGCTCAATGGTATGTCTAGGTACTATATTAGGTGGGCTCATcatggagaggaagaagatgatgttgGACAGGATGATGATGGAGAACTCGCTGTTGTACCTGAAGATATGTCATGTGATGGAACTGACCAAGGCCAGGCACCACTTGATGAGGAAGGACAAGCTGAAGATGTCATAGATGATGGTGCAAGGGGAGTTCAGGGGTTGATTCAAGATTTGCGCGACGCAGCAAGCCATGGCCTCGGTGGTAACTTATATAAACAACTCATGGAAGAGGCAAAGCGTGAACTTTATCCAGGTTGCACCGAGGAGACTAGGCTATCTTTCATGATTAAACTGCTGCATATAAAAGTGTACAATCGGATAACAACATCTGGGTTCGATgcattccttgagttgctttctTCAACTTTGAAGAATGTGCCCGGAATTCCTAAGTCATATAACAAGATGAAAGCTGTGCTTCGGAAGCTTGGTTTTGGTTATGTTTCTATTGATGCGTGCAAGTATGATTGTGCCTTGTTTTGGAAGGACCATGAAGGCGATGATCATTGCCCAGTTTGTGGCTTCACAAGATGGAAAGTGAACAAGGAGGGCAGAAAGAAAGTTCCTCACAAGGTCCTCCGTTACTTTCCAATAATTCCATGCCTTCAAAGGCTTTTCATGTCAAAGCAGCGAGCAAGATATGCAAGATGGCACAAGGAAAAGAGGGTACCCGTTGAAAATGAAATGAGACATCCTGCTGATGGGGAAGCTTGGAAAGATTTTGATGAGACTTTCAAGTCTTTTGTAGATGATCCCCGCAATTTGag ATTACCAAATTGA
- the LOC112890494 gene encoding uncharacterized protein LOC112890494, whose product MAAVDFNLRFTFVLAGWEGTAHDALVLRDALERENGLRVPQGKFYLVDAGYGAKPGFLPPFRGVRYHLNEWGNNPVQNEKELFNHRHSSLRVTVERAFGSLKRRFKILDDATPFFPFSTQVEIVVACCIIHNWVIQDGGDDFIIDASEELATINHRTSSHGQAAEHAFMVNFRQELANAMWADYHGMDTEASGAKAASGLCQWTPTQSTFVLTFLTNIVADGTKTSTGFKKVHLNACAKALNDHFKLTRTGDQVINHLKTWKKKYARINYLKNLSAALWDENEFIISLDHDHYKGHMADPKNRADDEYLNKPLPYYGFLATIFGNSVATGQYAKSSNDPIGTDRSEGVCHGGDATAENDGLNHGIDKSVINDDISSSARPAKRAKTIDDTGRKTDGLVEAIQCGTQTLANAIAQASSALPHGLFEAVDSLPGFELHHKTRYYQYLVRHPNDAHAFVNLPSDWKLSWFSSFVTENF is encoded by the exons ATGGCAgctgtagattttaatcttcgATTCACATTTGTGTTGGCCGGTTGGGAGGGGACAGCCCATGACGCTCTAGTCTTACGGGATGCTTTAGAGAGGGAAAATGGTCTTCGTGTTCCACAAG GCAAGTTCTACCTAGTTGATGCCGGATATGGAGCCAAACCTGGATTTCTGCCCCCTTTTCGTGGTGTTCGGTACCACTTGAACGAGTGGGGCAACAATCCTGTGCAAAATGAGAAGGAATTATTCAATCATAGGCACTCATCGTTGAGAGTCACTGTTGAGCGGGCATTTGGTTCATTGAAGAGGAGATTTAAAATTCTTGATGATGCCACACCATTCTTTCCCTTCTCTACACAAGTAGAAATTGTGGTTGCTTGTTGTATTATTCACAACTGGGTTATACAAGATGGAGGTGATGACTTTATCATTGATGCGAGTGAGGAATTGGCTACCATTAATCATCGTACATCTTCTCATGGACAAGCAGCAGAGCATGCCTTTATGGTTAACTTCAGGCAGGAACTTGCCAATGCCATGTGGGCAGACTATCAT GGGATGGACACAGAGGCAAGCGGTGCAAAAGCTGCTAGTGGACTGTGTCAATGGACTCCAACTCAGTCCACATTTGTGCTCACCTTTCTTACTAATATTGTAGCTGATGGCACTAAGACCTCTACCGGCTTCAAGAAAGTTCATCTCAACGCTTGTGCTAAGGCTCTCAACGATCATTTTAAACTCACAAGAACAGGTGATCAAGTTATTAATCACTTGAAGACATGGAAAAAGAAGTATGCTAGGATCAACTATCTTAAGAATTTGAGTGCTGCTCTTTGGGATGAAAATGAATTCATTATCTCTCTAGATCATGACCACTACAAAGGACATATGGCG GATCCAAAAAATAGAGCTGATGATGAATATTTGAACAAGCCTCTTCCATACTATGGTTTTCTAGCTACAATCTTTGGCAATAGCGTCGCTACCGGTCAGTATGCAAAGAGCTCCAATGACCCAATTGGGACCGATAGAAGTGAAGGTGTGTGCCATGGGGGTGATGCCACTGCAGAAAATGATGGGCTGAACCATGGTATTGATAAAAGTGTCATCAATGATGATATATCTTCATCAGCTAGACCAGCTAAGAGAGCCAAGACTATTGATGATACCGGGAGAAAGACCGATGGCTTGGTTGAAGCAATTCAGTGTGGCACCCAGACGCTAGCAAATGCAATAGCGCAAGCAAGCAGTGCTTTACCACATGGTTTGTTCGAAGCCGTGGACAGTCTCCCAGGTTTTGAGCTTCACCACAAGACTCGATACTATCAGTACTTGGTTAGGCATCCCAATGATGCCCATGCTTTTGTGAATCTACCGTCCGATTGGAAGCTATCGTGGTTTTCGAGTTTCGTGACTGAGAACTTCTAG